In the Carassius gibelio isolate Cgi1373 ecotype wild population from Czech Republic chromosome B24, carGib1.2-hapl.c, whole genome shotgun sequence genome, one interval contains:
- the LOC128013086 gene encoding myeloid-associated differentiation marker-like protein 2 translates to MPFYLPLKAAHFHNAFRPVEEPLHAKMEKPKFSLSALKSTRGALHMLQIVMCAVTFAVSYVWGHPLHTYWIYCMLVWGLCPIISLVITIVEMFLIHKLILGFFMDWDDFTTGMAMMASLCTFSCTVMFANFYICRKCIWGWMVTILSVVCCALYCAETFRDKCDATRSATYVAALPGFIKILEAFVACIILISLIGYVGKPALLWCIVAYAIPLPLTLLTIIVNILTKLKNCLPFSIDRFTMIFLVISILLYISAAILWPTYSFKGNPRPKDCPGNSCVWSIQFVVTIMTYINLGLYVADLVLTCLGICGFKRSQ, encoded by the coding sequence ATGCCTTTTTATCTTCCTCTGAAAGCAGCTCATTTTCATAACGCCTTCAGACCTGTCGAAGAGCCACTCCACGCCAAGATGGAAAAGCCCAAGTTCTCTCTCTCGGCTCTGAAGAGCACTCGCGGTGCCCTGCACATGCTGCAGATCGTGATGTGTGCGGTGACGTTTGCGGTGAGCTACGTCTGGGGTCACCCGCTTCACACCTACTGGATCTACTGCATGCTGGTGTGGGGTCTGTGTCCCATCATCTCGCTGGTCATCACCATAGTGGAGATGTTCCTCATCCACAAGCTGATCCTGGGGTTCTTCATGGACTGGGACGACTTCACGACCGGCATGGCCATGATGGCGTCGCTCTGCACGTTCTCCTGCACGGTGATGTTCGCCAACTTCTACATCTGCCGGAAGTGCATCTGGGGCTGGATGGTCACCATCCTCTCTGTGGTGTGTTGTGCGCTTTACTGTGCGGAGACGTTCAGGGACAAATGTGATGCGACACGCTCTGCAACATACGTGGCTGCGCTTCCAGGCTTCATTAAGATTCTCGAGGCCTTCGTTGCATGCATCATCCTCATATCCCTGATTGGTTACGTGGGTAAACCGGCTCTGCTGTGGTGCATCGTGGCCTATGCTATTCCCTTGCCTCTAACCCTCCTGACCATCATCGTCAACATCTTGACCAAGTTAAAGAACTGTCTGCCCTTCAGCATCGATCGTTTCACAATGATTTTCCTGGTCATATCAATTCTGCTTTACATCTCTGCTGCTATTCTCTGGCCCACCTACAGCTTCAAGGGAAACCCGCGGCCCAAAGACTGTCCGGGAAACAGCTGTGTATGGAGCATCCAGTTTGTTGTGACCATCATGACCTACATTAATCTGGGCCTGTATGTTGCTGATCTGGTTTTGACCTGCTTGGGTATCTGTGGATTCAAACGCTCTCAATAG